A genomic window from Brassica oleracea var. oleracea cultivar TO1000 chromosome C8, BOL, whole genome shotgun sequence includes:
- the LOC106308110 gene encoding HVA22-like protein h, translating to MIGSFLTRGLVMVFGYAYPAYECYKAVEKNKPEIQQLRFWCQYWILVAALTVFERVGDTFASWVPLYSEAKLAFFIYLWFPKTRGTTYVYDSFFRPYVAKHENEIDRNLVELRTRAGDMAVIYCRKAVCYGQTRVTDILQFVALQSTPKPQPKEKKQTPPEEAEQKQPDLKAASQAGSSPQARPQPKKPQLLTKEPVPVKPIIPPRKQLQLQQQQQQIETKEAKPSASQTKLTPLPPPSSPSTAPKPNADPALPSSTTEVDNASETVAALPASAIKRASSSKETIRETIMEETLRVTRGSLRKARSTGTR from the exons ATGATCGGATCGTTTCTAACAAGAGGGCTTGT AATGGTGTTTGGATATGCGTATCCTGCTTATGAATGCTACAAAGCGGTTGAGAAGAATAAGCCTGAGATTCAGCAGCTTCGTTTCTGGTGCCAATATTG GATTCTCGTGGCTGCTTTGACCGTTTTTGAAAGAGTTGGGGATACTTTCGCGTCCTG GGTACCACTGTACAGCGAGGCAAAGCTGGCGTTTTTCATATATCTTTGGTTCCCTAAGACCAGA GGAACGACATACGTTTATGATTCTTTCTTTAGACCATATGTTGCAAAGCACGAGAATGAAATCGACCGCAACTTAGTTGAGCTAAGGACCAGAGCTGGAGATATGGCGGTGATATACTGCCGAAAAGCGGTCTGCTATGGACAGACAAGAGTCACTGATATCCTGCAGTTTGTAGCTCTACAATCAACACCAAAACCTCAACCTAAG GAAAAGAAGCAGACTCCACCAGAAGAAGCGGAACAGAAGCAACCGGATCTCAAGGCGGCCAGCCAAGCAGGTTCTAGTCCTCAAGCGCGTCCACAACCCAAGAAACCACAGCTTCTAACCAAAGAACCTGTACCGGTAAAGCCTATTATACCTCCTCGTAAGCAGCTGCAGCTGCAGCAACAACAACAGCAAATAGAAACCAAGGAAGCAAAACCAAGCGCATCACAAACCAAACTCACTCCTCTTCCTCCACCATCATCACCTTCAACCGCCCCTAAACCAAACGCTGATCCAGCACTGCCCTCATCAACTACAGAGGTAGATAACGCGTCAGAGACTGTTGCTGCTTTACCAGCGTCTGCGATTAAGCGAGCGTCATCTTCGAAAGAGACAATCAGGGAGACAATAATGGAGGAAACACTAAGGGTCACACGTGGGAGTCTGAGAAAAGCTCGTTCAACGGGGACACGCTAA
- the LOC106310454 gene encoding uncharacterized protein LOC106310454 — translation MSDRSGQSSSTTAGAGDKSGGGNGGGGGGSGGSFASQPQRAKVRKQVWAGVLSISSASTNK, via the coding sequence ATGAGTGACCGGAGCGGCCAATCTTCATCAACAACAGCTGGAGCTGGAGACAAGAGCGGCGGCGGTAATGGCGGTGGAGGTGGTGGAAGTGGTGGCTCGTTTGCTAGTCAGCCGCAGAGAGCAAAGGTGAGGAAGCAAGTGTGGGCCGGAGTTCTCAGCATCTCTTCCGCCTCCACTAACAAATAA
- the LOC106310453 gene encoding uncharacterized protein LOC106310453 yields MKLFSKFRKILMKIIFIVPSSSSSATVRRHKTTDSRSGGERLETPKISCSNSYYSSHSHYSEAISDCIDFFNKSSTDNMSHKERDDQIVHDRECFYV; encoded by the coding sequence ATGAAGCTCTTCAGCAAATTCCGCAAGATTCTCATGAAGATCATCTTCATCGTTCCCTCCTCTTCTTCCTCTGCCACCGTACGTCGTCACAAAACCACCGACTCCCGGAGTGGCGGCGAGAGGCTAGAGACACCGAAGATATCGTGCAGTAATTCGTACTACTCCTCTCATTCTCACTACAGTGAAGCTATCTCAGATTGCATTGACTTTTTCAATAAGTCATCGACTGATAATATGTCTCACAAAGAACGTGATGACCAGATTGTACATGATCGCGAATGTTTTTACGTGTAG
- the LOC106310451 gene encoding putative ER lumen protein-retaining receptor C28H8.4: MKAEKSPIQTVMSWIRRQPPKVKAFLCVVTAMTILVFLRVIVHEHDNLFIASEAVHAVGISVLIYKLTKEKTCAGISLKTQELTALFLAVRLYCSFVMEFDLHTLLDSATLATTLWVIYMIRFNLRPTYMEDKDNFAIYYVVVPCAVVSLLIHPSTRHHIINRLFWAFCVYLEAVSVLPQLRVMQNTKIVEPFTAHYVFALGIARFLSCAHWILQVLDTRGRLLTALGYGLWPLMVLLSEIIQTFILADFCYYYVQSLMGGQLVLRLPSGVV; this comes from the exons ATGAAGGCGGAGAAGAGTCCGATTCAGACCGTGATGTCGTGGATTCGCCGGCAGCCACCGAAGGTAAAGGCGTTTCTTTGTGTGGTTACGGCAATGACGATCCTCGTCTTCCTCAGGGTCATTGTACACGAGCACGACAACCTTTTCATCGCTTCCGAGGCTGTCCATGCCGTTGGGATCTCCGTTCTTATCTACAAACTCACCAAGGAGAAGACATGCGCTG GGATATCTCTCAAGACGCAGGAGCTAACGGCTTTGTTTCTGGCCGTGAGATTGTATTGTAGCTTTGTAATGGAGTTTGATCTTCACACGTTACTTGATTCTGCTACGTTGGCGACGACCCTTTGGGTCATCTATATGATCCGGTTCAACCTTAGACCGACGTATATGGAAGACAAAGATAACTTTGCCATCTACTACGTT GTAGTCCCATGTGCTGTTGTGTCTTTGCTCATTCATCCATCTACACGTCACCACATCATAAACAGGCTCTTTTGGGCCTTCTGTGTTTATCTTGAAGCTGTTTCAGTTCTTCCTCAATTAAGAGTCATGCAGAACACTAAG ATCGTGGAACCATTCACAGCACATTACGTATTTGCTTTGGGAATCGCTAGGTTCTTGAGTTGTGCACACTGGATCCTTCAG GTGTTGGATACGAGAGGGAGGTTACTGACTGCATTAGGGTATGGACTATGGCCTTTAATGGTCCTTCTCTCTGAAATCATACAAACTTTCATCCTTGCAGATTTTTGCTATTACTATGTTCAGAG TTTAATGGGTGGACAACTCGTTCTGCGTCTTCCTTCTGGTGTGGTGTAA
- the LOC106308977 gene encoding uncharacterized protein At4g04775-like produces MGLDYSYTQPSLSEEYGDNSADSGYSQMEADILLDQTEIEAARRQYPPQPEVEFGFPKECYCGGEPLVATSYTRNDPGRRYYTCENIDDGDCHVWKWWDVAATKEIIALSRHCGHLSDKVDYLTCVSDYDTQLNQVNELHYETEQKLISLERIQFVNWHMVVEQIQLTNMYD; encoded by the exons ATGGGACTGGATTACAGCTATACGCAACCGTCGCTATCGGAGGAGTATGGTGACAACTCAGCCGACAGTGGCTACAGCCAAATGGAGGCTGATATACTGCTGGACCAAACTGAGATTGAAGCCGCGCGGCGTCAGTACCCTCCGCAGCCTGAAGTTGAGTTTGGCTTCCCCAAGGAATGCTACTGTGGTGGCGAACCGCTTGTAGCCACATCTTACACAAGAAATGACCCTGGGAGAAGATACTACACCTGTGAGAACATCGACGACGGAGACTGCCATGTTTGGAAATGGTGGGATGTGGCGGCTACCAAGGAGATCATAGCCCTATCGAGACATTGCGGCCACCTCTCGGATAAGGTTGATTATCTAACGTGTGTGAGTGACTACGACACGCAGCTTAACCAGGTAAACGAACTGCATTACGAGACAGAGCAGAAGTTGATTAGCCTTGAGAGAATT CAATTCGTCAATTGGCATATGGTGGTGGAGCAGATACAGTTGACGAATATGTACGACTAG